A region from the Salvelinus fontinalis isolate EN_2023a chromosome 23, ASM2944872v1, whole genome shotgun sequence genome encodes:
- the LOC129820753 gene encoding TLR adapter interacting with SLC15A4 on the lysosome-like: MLCESRLWSMTYCSDQDRLDPLPPVIEPPRSSVKAGSEPAAATLLQASPGQPSRNDHSILSRVPQNQRPSQASAQIQPQAFSPPQDLHSQRPHPDRHISPEMEIPGQSCSGGEVPFLVPSFCQSICQNYSDLHIGGDQVLPLSAHNGEVLPCSDNQANGPFLYSCDVPPAAEDSLLHPLQWGSGSESSRWRAGSGRDRSVLLQGLEGPLSNSLLNRYLENKILDLYQQYMLENMAHDGGCGEGLPCPLLASELILTSLDQITLQLSREGHLEAGRAKDMVLSCLLRVASGLQSSEISTPLLQISMDLQLPTDTATGAAATGATATSTLDSSVLQY; encoded by the coding sequence ATGCTGTGTGAGAGCAGACTATGGAGCATGAcctactgtagtgaccaggataGACTGGACCCTCTCCCCCCTGTAATAGAGCCCCCCAGGAGCAGCGTGAAGGCTGGGTCAGAGCCGGCTGCAGCCACCCTGCTTCAGGCCTCTCCAGGCCAGCCAAGCAGAAATGACCactccatcctcagtagagtgcCCCAAAACCAGAGGCCCTCCCAGGCGAGTGCCCAAATCCAGCCCCAGGCTTTTTCTCCACCGCAGGATCTGCATTCCCAGAGGCCCCATCCTGACAGACACATCTCCCCAGAGATGGAGATCCCTGGGCAGTCTTGTTCCGGTGGCGAGGTCCCCTTTCTGGTGCCCTCCTTCTGCCAGAGCATCTGTCAGAACTACAGCGACCTCCACATCGGGGGTGACCAGGTGCTGCCTCTCTCGGCCCACAATGGGGAGGTCCTGCCCTGTAGCGACAACCAAGCCAACGGCCCCTTCCTCTATTCCTGTGACGTACCCCCGGCCGCAGAAGACTCGCTTCTGCATCCTCTCCAGTGGGGCTCAGGCTCCGAGTCCTCCCGCTGGAGGGCGGGCAGCGGCCGCGACCGGAGCGTCCTTCTTCAGGGGCTCGAGGGGCCACTCTCTAACTCGCTGCTCAACCGCTACCTGGAGAACAAGATACTGGACCTGTACCAACAGTACATGCTGGAGAACATGGCCCATGATGGGGGCTGTGGCGAGGGCTTGCCCTGCCCTCTGCTGGCCTCAGAGTTGATTCTTACCAGCCTGGATCAGATCACCCTGCAGCTGAGCCGTGAGGGTCATCTGGAAGCGGGTCGGGCCAAAGACATGGTGCTCAGCTGCCTCCTGAGGGTGGCCAGCGGCCTGCAGTCCAGTGAGATCAGTACTCCCCTGCTACAGATCTCCATGGATCTGCAGCTCCCCACTGATACTGCTACTGGTGCTGCTGCTACTGGTGCTACTGCTACATCTACACTTGACTCATCTGTCCTCCAGTACTAG
- the LOC129820752 gene encoding ribonuclease H2 subunit B-like isoform X2 produces the protein MTTKKKRTPHSQNDRWVVVAADSAVETPKKDDSDPTFILLRNPSTDAASLYLLGSGDVQLYEVKAFNEDFHSWFIGQTVQRDGRLLYVTPMDPLYLLLPYLIKAGKEGKFQPVDQVVMDEDFPACTRLLSCTRSQASLHHVAEEKEVGSQKFQRYSQERTMEWLKKKAERTVKILRKSNISVGEGVKSTTYVRVKQESETQEEDYLRYAHGLISEYLSEDLSKALLKHLQLPELSSPKEVEPPSKPPKKMSAAQKTLAKVDKTGMKSMSAFFSPKGKAEKK, from the exons ATGACCACTAAAAAGAAGCGGACACCACATTCACAAAACGACAGATGGGTTGTTGTTGCAGCAG ACTCTGCAGTGGAAACACCAAAGAAAGATGACAGTGACCCCACTTTCATCCTGCTTAGGAACCCTTCAACAG ATGCAGCGTCTTTGTACCTGTTGGGCAGTGGTGATGTGCAGCTGTATGAGGTCAAAGCCTTCAACGAGGACTTCCACTCCTGGTTCATTGgccagacagtacagagag ATGGGAGACTTCTGTATGTCACTCCAATGGATCCCCTCTACCTACTGTTGCCCTACTTGATCAAAGCGGGTAAAGAG GGGAAGTTCCAGCCCGTGGACCAGGTAGTGATGGACGAGGACTTCCCAGCATGCACCAGGCTGCTGAGCTGCACACGCTCCCAGGCCTCCCTGCACCATGTGGCTGAGGAGAAAG AGGTGGGCAGTCAGAAGTTTCAGCgctacagccaggagaggaccaTGGAATGGTTAAAGAAAAAG GCTGAGAGGACAGTGAAGATCCTCAGAAAGAGTAACATCTCAGTGGGAGAGGGAGTAAAGTCCACGACGTATGTCCGAGTCAAGCAGGAGTCAGAGACCCAGGAAG AGGACTACCTGCGATATGCCCATGGCCTGATATCTGAGTACCTCAGTGAAGACCTGAGCAAAGCCCTCCTCAAGCATCTCCA GTTACCTGAGCTCTCAAGTCCTAAGGAGGTGGAGCCTCCCTCAAAG CCGCCCAAGAAGATGAGTGCTGCACAGAAGACCCTGGCCAAGGTGGACAAAACAGGCATGAAGAGCATGTCTGCCTTCTTCAGCCCCAAGGGCAAGGCAGAGAAAAAATGA
- the LOC129820752 gene encoding ribonuclease H2 subunit B-like isoform X1: protein MTTKKKRTPHSQNDRWVVVAADSAVETPKKDDSDPTFILLRNPSTDAASLYLLGSGDVQLYEVKAFNEDFHSWFIGQTVQRDGRLLYVTPMDPLYLLLPYLIKAGKEGKFQPVDQVVMDEDFPACTRLLSCTRSQASLHHVAEEKEVGSQKFQRYSQERTMEWLKKKAERTVKILRKSNISVGEGVKSTTYVRVKQESETQEEDYLRYAHGLISEYLSEDLSKALLKHLQLPELSSPKEVEPPSKKRKLTDKPLEAGEDYTKFNSSDFSRKPPKKMSAAQKTLAKVDKTGMKSMSAFFSPKGKAEKK, encoded by the exons ATGACCACTAAAAAGAAGCGGACACCACATTCACAAAACGACAGATGGGTTGTTGTTGCAGCAG ACTCTGCAGTGGAAACACCAAAGAAAGATGACAGTGACCCCACTTTCATCCTGCTTAGGAACCCTTCAACAG ATGCAGCGTCTTTGTACCTGTTGGGCAGTGGTGATGTGCAGCTGTATGAGGTCAAAGCCTTCAACGAGGACTTCCACTCCTGGTTCATTGgccagacagtacagagag ATGGGAGACTTCTGTATGTCACTCCAATGGATCCCCTCTACCTACTGTTGCCCTACTTGATCAAAGCGGGTAAAGAG GGGAAGTTCCAGCCCGTGGACCAGGTAGTGATGGACGAGGACTTCCCAGCATGCACCAGGCTGCTGAGCTGCACACGCTCCCAGGCCTCCCTGCACCATGTGGCTGAGGAGAAAG AGGTGGGCAGTCAGAAGTTTCAGCgctacagccaggagaggaccaTGGAATGGTTAAAGAAAAAG GCTGAGAGGACAGTGAAGATCCTCAGAAAGAGTAACATCTCAGTGGGAGAGGGAGTAAAGTCCACGACGTATGTCCGAGTCAAGCAGGAGTCAGAGACCCAGGAAG AGGACTACCTGCGATATGCCCATGGCCTGATATCTGAGTACCTCAGTGAAGACCTGAGCAAAGCCCTCCTCAAGCATCTCCA GTTACCTGAGCTCTCAAGTCCTAAGGAGGTGGAGCCTCCCTCAAAG AAGCGGAAACTGACTGACAAACCATTGGAGGCAGGAGAGGACTACACCAAATTCAACAGCTCCGATTTCTCCCGCAAA CCGCCCAAGAAGATGAGTGCTGCACAGAAGACCCTGGCCAAGGTGGACAAAACAGGCATGAAGAGCATGTCTGCCTTCTTCAGCCCCAAGGGCAAGGCAGAGAAAAAATGA